A single genomic interval of Koleobacter methoxysyntrophicus harbors:
- a CDS encoding phosphopentomutase codes for MITRIILLVLDSVGIGELPDAEKYGDKGSNTLKNIAEAVGGIDLPNLGRLGLGKIEKIKGITPEKKPLACFGKMMERSAGKDTTTGHWEIAGIISEKPFPTYPKGFPDDLIAEFENQIGMRVLGNKAASGTEIIEELGPLHIETGFPIVYTSADSVFQIAAHEDVIPVAKLYEICEIARKLLKGPHAVGRVIARPFIGKPGAFKRTDRRRDFSLSPPEPTVLDMAFKKNLEVVGIGKIQDIFNGQGISKTIHTHNNMDGVDKTISEIERDFKGIIFTNLVDFDMLYGHRNDPVGYAKALEEFDKRLPETLKKLKPYDLFIITADHGCDPTTSSTDHSREYTPLLVYNLNMEAGINLGTRESFADVAATIADFLHLGTVPTGKSFKKEVLKSFRK; via the coding sequence ATGATTACGAGAATAATTCTTTTAGTTCTAGATAGTGTTGGAATAGGGGAATTGCCTGATGCAGAAAAATATGGAGATAAAGGAAGCAATACTTTAAAAAATATAGCAGAAGCTGTCGGTGGAATTGACCTTCCCAATTTAGGCAGACTAGGGTTAGGAAAAATCGAAAAGATAAAAGGTATTACCCCTGAAAAAAAACCTCTGGCATGTTTCGGAAAAATGATGGAAAGGTCCGCAGGTAAGGATACTACTACAGGCCATTGGGAAATAGCAGGGATTATATCAGAAAAACCCTTTCCTACATACCCTAAAGGATTTCCTGATGACCTTATTGCTGAATTTGAAAATCAAATAGGGATGAGGGTATTAGGCAATAAAGCGGCATCAGGAACCGAAATAATAGAAGAACTAGGGCCATTACATATAGAAACCGGCTTTCCGATAGTATATACTTCAGCTGATAGTGTGTTCCAGATTGCAGCCCATGAAGATGTAATCCCCGTAGCCAAACTTTATGAAATTTGTGAAATAGCCAGAAAACTCTTAAAAGGCCCCCATGCAGTAGGGAGGGTCATTGCAAGGCCTTTTATAGGAAAGCCTGGGGCCTTCAAAAGGACTGATAGAAGAAGAGATTTTTCACTAAGCCCTCCAGAACCAACAGTTTTGGATATGGCTTTTAAAAAAAATTTAGAAGTAGTCGGGATTGGTAAAATTCAGGATATCTTTAATGGCCAGGGAATATCAAAAACTATACATACTCATAATAATATGGATGGAGTCGATAAAACAATATCGGAAATAGAGAGGGATTTTAAGGGTATAATATTTACAAATTTAGTAGACTTTGATATGCTTTACGGTCATAGGAATGATCCGGTAGGATATGCAAAAGCTCTAGAGGAGTTCGATAAAAGATTGCCTGAAACATTAAAAAAACTGAAGCCATATGACCTATTTATAATTACTGCTGACCACGGGTGTGATCCTACTACTTCGAGTACCGACCATTCTAGGGAATATACCCCTTTGCTGGTTTATAACTTAAATATGGAAGCTGGTATTAATCTCGGCACAAGAGAATCCTTCGCAGATGTAGCAGCAACGATAGCTGATTTTTTACATCTTGGTACAGTACCAACAGGAAAGAGTTTTAAAAAGGAAGTCCTTAAGAGTTTTAGAAAATAG
- a CDS encoding purine-nucleoside phosphorylase, producing the protein MVLKEKIAASSSYINQFSKGPVDIGIILGSGLGAFADIIEDKYIIPYTDIPNFPVSTVKGHAGRLIIGSLKGKRILVMQGRFHYYEGYTMDLVTFPVKVMKQLGVKVLIITNAAGGLNPDFNQGDLMLITDHINFMGANPLIGPNDEELGPRFPDMYEAYDRELIHLAEEIGNQKGIFLRKGVYIAVTGPSYETPAEIKMLRLLGADCVGMSTVPEVIVARHQGLRVLGISCITNVPINRMGHTDHNQVVETAYKTGPLFKDLLIGIIEKVQI; encoded by the coding sequence ATGGTTTTAAAAGAAAAAATTGCAGCTTCCAGTTCATACATAAACCAATTCAGTAAAGGGCCTGTAGACATTGGAATAATATTGGGTTCAGGCCTTGGGGCTTTTGCTGATATTATTGAAGACAAATATATAATACCTTACACTGATATACCGAACTTTCCTGTTTCTACCGTTAAAGGTCATGCTGGCAGGTTAATTATAGGAAGCCTTAAAGGCAAAAGGATACTGGTTATGCAGGGTAGGTTCCATTATTATGAGGGATATACCATGGACCTGGTTACCTTCCCTGTCAAAGTTATGAAACAACTCGGCGTCAAAGTTCTAATAATTACCAATGCTGCAGGAGGATTAAATCCAGATTTCAATCAGGGAGATTTAATGCTAATAACAGACCATATTAATTTTATGGGGGCCAATCCCCTTATCGGGCCGAATGATGAAGAATTAGGTCCGCGGTTTCCTGATATGTATGAGGCTTATGATAGAGAACTCATACATCTAGCTGAGGAAATTGGCAATCAAAAAGGTATTTTTTTAAGGAAAGGAGTATATATAGCTGTAACAGGCCCGAGTTATGAAACTCCGGCAGAGATAAAAATGTTAAGATTATTAGGAGCGGACTGTGTAGGAATGTCAACGGTTCCAGAAGTAATTGTAGCCAGGCACCAGGGATTAAGGGTTTTAGGTATTTCATGCATAACAAATGTCCCTATAAATAGAATGGGCCATACCGATCATAACCAGGTAGTCGAGACAGCTTACAAAACGGGGCCGTTATTTAAGGATCTGTTAATAGGAATTATAGAAAAGGTACAAATTTAA
- a CDS encoding D-alanyl-D-alanine carboxypeptidase family protein produces the protein MIKLKQKITIILLIILMTMVIAPPLLNAEEQINIKAKSALLMDASTGQILFEKNSAEKLPPASITKIMTILLIMEALQNGDISLKDKVNISENAWKMGGSQVFLGIGEEQTVETLLKSIVIASGNDASVALAEHLMGSEKAFVNRMNERAKQLGMFNTNFMNCHGLHDENHYSTAYDIAVMTRELIKHDKVFEWSTVKLDYLEHTDKDRPATMLANTNKLIRWYEGADGLKTGSHSQALYCISATAKRGNLRLISVILGAPDSNSRFMEAAKLLDFGFENYDSIPIIGKWEKAGEVVVEKGIESNVNLIAERELNVLIKKGRKEEIQKEIQIPEKVTAPIKKGQSLGKLIIYSSGNKVDEVNLIAEKDINRANLLFITKKLFINLLKYF, from the coding sequence ATGATAAAATTAAAGCAAAAGATTACTATAATCCTGCTGATAATACTAATGACAATGGTTATAGCACCCCCTCTCCTTAATGCAGAGGAACAAATTAATATTAAAGCAAAGTCGGCATTGCTTATGGATGCATCAACCGGTCAGATTCTATTTGAAAAAAATTCAGCGGAAAAATTACCTCCTGCAAGCATTACAAAAATAATGACCATTCTTTTAATTATGGAAGCACTGCAGAATGGAGATATTTCTCTTAAAGATAAAGTAAATATAAGCGAAAATGCTTGGAAAATGGGTGGATCTCAGGTATTTCTGGGAATAGGAGAGGAACAGACCGTTGAAACACTGCTTAAGTCAATTGTAATAGCTTCAGGGAATGACGCTAGTGTTGCATTAGCCGAACATCTCATGGGCAGTGAAAAGGCTTTTGTTAACCGCATGAATGAAAGAGCAAAACAACTAGGCATGTTTAACACTAATTTTATGAATTGCCATGGCCTCCATGACGAAAACCATTATTCCACAGCATACGATATTGCCGTAATGACAAGGGAATTAATAAAGCATGACAAGGTCTTTGAGTGGTCCACAGTAAAACTGGATTATCTGGAACATACCGACAAAGATAGACCGGCAACCATGCTTGCAAATACCAATAAACTCATAAGATGGTATGAAGGGGCCGATGGTTTAAAGACTGGTTCTCACTCTCAGGCGTTGTATTGCATTTCAGCCACCGCGAAAAGAGGTAATCTTCGTTTAATTTCGGTAATATTGGGTGCCCCTGATTCTAATTCACGATTTATGGAAGCAGCGAAACTCTTGGATTTTGGTTTTGAAAATTACGATAGCATACCCATAATCGGAAAATGGGAAAAAGCAGGTGAGGTGGTTGTTGAAAAAGGAATAGAGTCTAATGTAAATCTTATAGCTGAAAGGGAATTAAATGTTTTAATAAAAAAAGGCAGAAAAGAAGAAATACAGAAGGAGATTCAAATACCTGAGAAAGTAACTGCTCCAATTAAAAAGGGTCAAAGCTTGGGGAAATTGATTATCTATAGCAGCGGCAATAAAGTAGATGAAGTAAATCTTATAGCAGAAAAGGATATTAATAGGGCTAATCTCTTGTTCATCACCAAAAAACTCTTTATAAATTTATTAAAATACTTTTAA
- the spoIIAA gene encoding anti-sigma F factor antagonist, translated as MEINIKNYGKTLYIAIKGELDHHNSENVRSLIREEMLKAPIINLLFDFNDLAFMDSSGVGMILGRYNEIKNNGGKIGVTNVGPQVKRIIEISGLKKVMKTFRSVKDAIKEFEGV; from the coding sequence GTGGAAATTAATATAAAGAATTACGGAAAAACCTTATATATTGCCATTAAAGGTGAATTAGATCATCATAATTCCGAAAATGTTAGAAGCTTAATAAGAGAGGAAATGTTAAAAGCCCCGATTATAAATCTCCTTTTTGATTTTAATGACCTGGCGTTTATGGATAGTTCGGGAGTGGGTATGATTTTAGGGAGATATAACGAAATCAAAAATAATGGCGGGAAAATAGGGGTAACCAATGTTGGGCCTCAGGTTAAACGAATTATAGAAATATCGGGACTTAAAAAAGTGATGAAGACCTTTAGGTCAGTTAAAGATGCTATAAAAGAATTCGAGGGGGTTTGA
- the spoIIAB gene encoding anti-sigma F factor, protein MIIKNEMKLEFPSRSQNEAFARITVAAFASQLDPNLEELADIKTAVSEAVTNSIIHGYPNEIGPIKIIARLFEQGIEIIIEDNGKGIEDIEQARQPLYTSKPELERSGMGFTVMESFMDLLEVESEPGKGTKVRMIKYFKSQG, encoded by the coding sequence ATGATAATAAAGAACGAAATGAAATTAGAATTTCCAAGCAGGTCTCAAAACGAAGCCTTTGCAAGAATTACTGTTGCAGCTTTTGCATCACAACTCGACCCGAATCTTGAGGAATTAGCCGATATAAAAACTGCCGTTTCAGAAGCAGTAACAAATTCCATTATTCATGGGTATCCAAATGAAATCGGCCCTATAAAAATAATAGCAAGATTATTTGAACAGGGAATAGAAATTATAATTGAAGATAATGGCAAAGGAATAGAAGATATTGAACAGGCAAGGCAACCATTATATACGTCAAAACCAGAGTTAGAACGCTCCGGAATGGGATTTACGGTTATGGAAAGTTTTATGGATCTATTAGAAGTTGAATCAGAACCTGGAAAGGGGACAAAGGTAAGAATGATAAAATATTTTAAAAGTCAGGGGTAG
- the sigF gene encoding RNA polymerase sporulation sigma factor SigF, giving the protein MENTIQLLKRAQRGDKTARNMVIQANMGLIWNVVRRFESRGYEKDELFQIGCIGLIKAIDNFDFNYKVKFSTYAVPMIVGEIRRFLRDDNPIRVSRSVKEIASKIIKFKEELLKEKGREPTINEIAEKLGVELEEVILALESSQKISSLDEVVYQDDGSPIYAIDKISDENKEIGWVEKIVLKDALRKLSPRERKIIFFRYFKDKTQTEIAEILGISQVQVSRIEKKIIEKIKKEFLSEA; this is encoded by the coding sequence ATGGAAAATACTATTCAACTTCTGAAAAGAGCCCAAAGGGGAGATAAAACTGCTAGAAATATGGTCATCCAGGCTAATATGGGACTAATATGGAATGTAGTAAGGAGATTCGAATCTAGAGGCTATGAAAAAGACGAACTTTTTCAGATCGGTTGTATTGGTCTAATAAAAGCTATAGATAATTTTGATTTTAATTATAAAGTGAAATTCTCAACATATGCGGTACCTATGATAGTAGGAGAAATAAGACGCTTTTTAAGAGATGATAACCCCATTAGAGTAAGCAGATCAGTAAAAGAAATAGCATCTAAAATTATAAAATTCAAAGAGGAGCTCCTTAAAGAAAAGGGAAGAGAACCAACTATTAATGAAATTGCTGAAAAATTGGGAGTTGAACTAGAAGAAGTAATTTTAGCCTTAGAGTCTTCCCAAAAAATATCTTCTCTAGATGAAGTAGTTTATCAAGATGACGGTTCCCCTATATATGCAATAGATAAAATATCTGATGAGAATAAAGAAATAGGTTGGGTAGAAAAGATAGTGCTTAAGGATGCTTTAAGGAAGCTAAGCCCCAGGGAGCGTAAAATTATCTTTTTTAGGTATTTTAAGGATAAAACCCAAACGGAAATTGCAGAAATACTAGGGATATCACAGGTTCAGGTATCAAGAATCGAAAAAAAGATTATAGAAAAAATAAAAAAGGAATTTTTATCAGAAGCATAA